Genomic window (Rhodohalobacter sp. SW132):
GAGCGGCGTTACTACTCCCGAATCTTGTATGTTAATCGCGGCTTGATGATCATTGGCATCATTTTGTTTGCAGCCCCCTCGGTAACCTATCCAATTGTGGCAGACGCCATTCGAATTTCGTCCGCTGAATTATCAGCTTTCATGCCCGATGCAACCTCTGCACTTTGGAGTATCGCGCTTCTTTATATTGTGATCTCTGCAGGCGGAATATTTACCGGGCAGATTAAAAATAAGATATCATATTGTATCGACAGTGTTGTTTTAGGTGCCGTACTACTTATTACCGGGCCATTGATCGGTTTTGCACTTTATTTTGCACTTTGGCATTCGGCCGGCCACGTGAACGAAATGCGTGCATTTTTTGAACAGAAGAACAGCAGCCTTACACTCGTTCAATTTTATAAAAAAGCTTTGCCGTTTACGCTCGTTTCACTGGCAGGCCTTGCGTTTTTATTGTGGCTGAATCGCTTTTTTATGCTTGAAAACCAATTTTTAACCCTGATGTTTATACTGATCAGTGTACTCACTCTCCCTCACATGCTGATTGTTGAGAGAATGTACAATTCAAAAACAGTGGAGAATTCCGGCTAAAAGTTTTTAAATATTTTTGCGAATCCGCTTCGTAAC
Coding sequences:
- a CDS encoding Brp/Blh family beta-carotene 15,15'-dioxygenase encodes the protein MRHSQQSLNRITLLLSAFFIFISLAAPEFANSIALWIVLISVLAIGIPHGAIDHMMAAELYGLNQTLKDHLVFYSSYLLIMLIIGALWVYFPAAGMAFFLIISIYHFGQADMEDFITERRYYSRILYVNRGLMIIGIILFAAPSVTYPIVADAIRISSAELSAFMPDATSALWSIALLYIVISAGGIFTGQIKNKISYCIDSVVLGAVLLITGPLIGFALYFALWHSAGHVNEMRAFFEQKNSSLTLVQFYKKALPFTLVSLAGLAFLLWLNRFFMLENQFLTLMFILISVLTLPHMLIVERMYNSKTVENSG